The genomic region GTGCTGGACGTAGTCTGAACGGGTGGCTGGTGTGGAGTTCGCCAAGTGGCACGGCACTGAGAACGACTTCGTGGTCCTGCCCGACGAGGACGGGGAGCTGGAGCTGACCGAGGCGCTGGTGCGCGCGCTGTGCGACCGGCAGCGCGGGCTGGGCGCGGACGGGGTGCTGCGCGTGGTGCGCACCGCCAAGCTCGCCGACGCCCCGGCCGGGGTGGACTCCGCCGAGTGGTTCATGGACTACCGCAACGCCGACGGCTCCATCGCCGAGATGTGCGGCAACGGCGTCCGCGTCTTCGCCCGTTACCTGGTCGACCAGGGCCTGGCCGGGGCTGGCGAGTTCGCGGTGGGCACCAGGGCCGGGATCCGGCCGGTGCGCACGCACGCCGACGGCACGGTCACCGTGGACATGGGCCCGGTCACCGTGTTCGGCCGCTCCACCGCCACCCTGGGCGGCCGGGAGTACCCGGGGGTCGCGGTCGACGTGGGCAACCCGCACCTGGTCTGCCCGCTGGACGGCGGGCTGGACGAGCTCGACCTGAGCACCGCGCCCGGCCACGACCCGGCGGTGTTCCCGCGCGGGGTCAACGTGGAGTTCGTGCGCACCCTGGGCCCCGGCGCGCTGCGCATGCGGGTCTACGAGCGCGGCGTGGGGGAGACCCGCTCCTGCGGCACCGGCACGGTGGCCACCGCGGCCGCCGCGCTGCACCTGACCGGGCGCGGCACCGGCGAGGTCACCGTGGACATCCCCGGCGGCCAGGTCAGGGTCGCGGTGGAGGCCCAGCGGGCCACGCTCACCGGCCCGGCGGTCGAGGTCGCCAGGGGTGTGCTGGCTCAGTCCTGGTGGGACTCGGTCCGCGCGTCGTAACCCGCGCGGGCCAGGTACACCTCGTCCATGTTGGCCTCGGCCCACAGCTTGAGCTGCTGCACGGTGGCGTGCAGGCTCACGCCCAGCGGGGTCAGCGCGTAGTCCACCCGCACCGGCACCGACGGGGTCACCTCCCGGGTGACCAGGCCGTCGCGCTCCAGCGTGCGCAGGGTCTGGGTGAGCATCTTCTGGCTGATCCCGGCCAGTTTGCGGGAGAGCTCGTTGTACCGGCGCGGCCCGTCCTCCAGCGCGCACAGCAGCAGGGTGACCCACTTGTCGCTGATCCGGTCCAGCAGGTTCCGGGTCGGGCAGGCCGCCAGGTAGGCGTCGTAGGCCTCGCGTTCGGCTTCTCTGCGCTGGGCCGCGGTCAACGTGGCCATCGCTCTCCTCTGGGTTAGATACGCACTTCCAGGTACGTACTTCCCGATGGAGAGTAGCTCACTCTACGTTTTGCGTCATGCGAGCGATTCTGATCAAGAAGTTCGGCGGCCCCGAGGTGCTGGAGGTCGCGGAGGTGGCTGTGCCCGAGCCCGGCGCGGGCCAGGTGCGGATCAAGGTGGAGGCGGCCGCCCTCAACCCGGTGGACCTGCTCAGCGCGAACGGGTTCTTCGTCAAGAGGGGCCAGTTGCCCGAGGCCGAGGCCTACGGCGTGGGCTGGGACGTGGCCGGGGTGGTGGACGCGGTCGGCGAGGGCGTCACCGGCTACGCGGCCGGCGACCGGGTGATCGGCCTGTCCGACCAGGTGGACCGGGTGCCGGACGTGCAGGCCGAGTACGCGGTGCTGCCCGCGACCGCCCTCGCCCCGTTCCCGGCTGGCAGGACCGCCGCGGAGGCGGCCAGCCTGCCGCTGAACTCGCTGACCGCGGACCAGTCCATCGACCTGCTGGAGCTGGCAGAGGGCAGCACGCTGCTGGTCACCGGCGCGGCGGGCGGGGTCGGCGGGTACGCGGTGGAGCTGGGCACGGCGCGCGGGCTGCGGGTGATCGCCACCGCCGGTGCCGCTGACGAGGAGCTGGTGCGTGGCTTCGGCGCGGCCGAGTTCATCCCGCGCGGCGCGTCGCTGACCACGTTCGGGCAGGTGGACGGCGTGATCGACGCGGCGAACGTGGGGGAGGCGGCGCTCGCCGCGGTGCGCGGGGGCGGCGGTTTCATCAGCGTGGACGGCAGCAAGCCGGACAGCGACCGGGACGTGCGGGTGTTCGCGGTGCTGGCCACCGCGGACGGGGCCCGGCTGGCCGAGCTGTCCGAGCTGGTGGCCAAGGGCGAGCTGAGCGTGCGGGTGTCCGAGGTGCTGCCGTTCGAGCAGGTCACCGAGGCCTACACGAAGCTGGCGGCCGGTGGGTACCGCGGCCGGATCGTGCTGGCCCCCTGACTCACCCGTTCGGGTCACCCATCCGGTGGTGGGTGACCCGAAACCCCCGCTTCGCCCCGGAAATCGCTGGCGGAACGTGGGATACTGGGTGGCGTATGACGGAATTCATGACACAGGCCGACGAGACGGACATCCTCTCGACCGGCGAGATGGAACTGGCCGACCGTGCCGCGCTCCGCAGGGTCGCCGGGCTGTCCACCGAACTCGCGGACATCAGCGAGGTCGAGTACCGGCAGCTCCGGCTCGAGCGGGTAGTGCTGGTCGGCGTGTGGACCGAGGGCGACGCCGAGGAGGCGGAAGCCTCGCTCGCGGAGCTGGCCCGGCTGGCCGAGACCGCGGGCGCGGAGGTCCTGGAAGGACTCATCCAGCGCCGCCAGAAACCGGACCCGGCCACCTACATCGGCTCGGGCAAGGTCCTGGAGCTGCGCGAGTCGGTCATCGCGACCGGCGCCGACACGGTCATCTGCGACGGTGAGCTCTCGCCCGGCCAGCTGCGTCAGCTGGAGGAGAAGCTCAAGGTCAAGGTGGTCGACCGGACCGCGCTGATCCTGGACATCTTCGCCCAGCACGCCAGCTCGCGGGCCGGCAAGGTGCAGGTCGAGCTGGCCCAGTTGCAGTACCTGCTGCCCAGGCTGCGCGGCTGGGGTGAGTCGCTGTCCAGGCAGGCCGGCGGCCGCGCCGGTGGCAACGCCGGTGTGGGTCTGCGTGGTCCCGGTGAGACCAAGCTGGAGACCGACCGCAGGCGGATCACCAAGCGGATGGCCAAGCTGCGCAAGGAGATCCGTGCGATGGGCACGGTCAGGGAGACCAAACGCGGCATGCGGGTGGCCAACCTGGTGCCGAACGTGGCCATCGCCGGGTACACCAACGCGGGCAAGTCCAGCCTGCTCAACGCGCTCACCAACGCCGGTGTGCTGGTCGAGGACGCGCTGTTCGCGACTCTGGACCCGACCACCCGGCGCGCGGTGACCCCGGACGGCCGCGGCTTCACCCTGACCGACACGGTCGGCTTCGTGCGGCACCTGCCGCACCAGCTGGTCGAGTCCTTCCGCTCCACCCTGGAGGAGGTCGCCGACGCGGACCTCATCCTGCACGTGGTGGACGGTTCGGACCCGCTGCCGGAACGCCAGGTCTCCGCGGTGCGCGAGGTCTTCACCGAGATCATCGCCAACCGGGAAACGCCGATGCCGCCGGAGATCCTGGTGGTGAACAAGCTGGACCAGGCCGACGAGCTGACCGCGACCCGGCTGCGCCACCTGTTCCCGGACGCGGTGTTCGTCTCCGCGCACACCGGAGCGGGCATCGACTCCCTGCGCGCCCTGCTCGCCGACCGCATCCCGCGGCCGGAGGTATTGGTGGAGCTGCTCATCCCGTACAGCAGGGGCGAGCTGGTCTCCCGGGTGCACACCGAGGGCGAGGTGCTGACCGAGAAGCACACCGAGGACGGCACCGAGCTGCGCGCCAGGGTCAAGCCGGAACTGGCCGGACAACTGGGCGAGTTCGCGGACCACCGCGCGTGAGAAGGCTGCTGACCCGCACAACAGCGCTGCTGGCAACCACAGTGGCGCTGTTGTGCACGTCAGCGGCCCCCGCACTGGCCGAGGCCGACCCCCCGGCCCCGGTCGAGAAGTGCCGCTACACCGACAAACGCCTGAAGGAGCTCAGCGGCCTGGCCAGCGACGGCAAACGCTGGTACGCCATGGCCGACGGCGGTTCACGCCTCCAGGTCCTGGTCCTCACCCCGGACTGCAAGGTCGAGCGCACCATCACCAACGCCACCGACCCCTTCGACGTCGAAGACCTGGCCAGAGCCGCCGACGGCACCCTGTGGCTGGCCGACACCGGCGACAACGCCAAAAAACGCGACAACATCGCCCTGCACGCCCTGTCCCCCAACGGCAAGGCCACCCTCTACCGCCTGACCTACCCCGACGGCCCCCACGACGCCGAGGCCCTGCTGCTGGACCGCAAAGGCACCCCGTACATCGTCACCAAAGAGCCCTTCGCGGCGGCGGGCATCTACCGCCCCGGAAAGGCACTGACCGCTCCCGGCCCCACCGCGCTGGAAAAGGTCGGCACCATCCGCATCCCCACCACCAGCACCCCCGGCGGCCCGGTAGGCGGCATCGGCTCAGTCCTGGTAACCGGCGGCGCGGTGAACCAAGACGGCACCATGGCCGCCTTGCGCACCTACACCGACGCCCTCCTGTTCCCAGCCCCGGACGGCGACCTGGCCGAGGCACTGAAACGCGACCCGGTGCGAATCCCGTTGCCGAACGAGTCCCAGGGCGAAGCCATCGCATTCGAACCAGACGGCACCCTGCTCTCCGGCTCCGAGGAAATGGACCCCATCCGAGCGGTCCCCGGCGCGGTGAAGTTCGCCAGCGGCAACGCCCCAGCCCCAGCCCAGAAGTCGGAGACGAAGGCCCCGAACGGCACCGGGAACCAGGCAGCGGGCCAACCCACAGAAGAGGGCGGCACCGGCGGCACATCCTGGGGCGCGATCCTGCTGGCCGGAGTTGGCGCGGCCGCAGTGGTTTTCCTAGTCAGCCGCACGCGAAAAGCAAAGCGCTAGCGAACAACCCAGCGACGGGCTCGCGACGGGGTAGCTTTTCAAACATCCACCGAAGTCTTGAGGTTCCCCATGCCCGTCAACCTGGAGACATCACACCGCATCCCAGCCCACGGACGCACACAGCAACCGCCGCCAAGGCCACGCAACGCGAGGGCGGCCGTGGGCTGGGATGTGGTTTGATTTCGGAGGGTTGACGGGCATGGGGAACCTCAAGACCCGCCTGCGTCTTGGCCTTTGATTTTCCCCCCCCATGCTTTGATTCCTGCCCGTCCGGCGAGGACGCTCTTGACTTTGATCTTCGCCTGAAAACCTAAGATCAAAAGCGAAAAGAATGTCCTCGCCGGACGGGCAGACCACCGGAGGGGTGTGACAGATCAAAAGCCGGAGATGAGCAGGTTGCGGGGCGGGGTCTGGGCTGCCGGGGCCGATTCCAGCGTGCTCGCGACCCTCTCGTCTTCTCCGCACGACCTTCCGACAGCAAACCACACCTCCCCACCCGGCCCCCGTCACATTGGGCGGCTAGGGCGGCGACAGGTTGCAGGGGCCGGGCGGGGAGGCGCGGTCAGCAGTCTCCAGGCCGTACGGAGAAGACGAGAGGCCCGCTTTGTGGGTTTTCACCCCCGGGCTGCGCCCGAACCCCGGCGCATCGGTGCTCCTAACATGGCGCAAATGACGACGCGCATGGAGACCGTCACCGTCTCCGACGGCACCTTCGACCTCACCGTCTGGCTTCCCGAAGCCCCCGCTCCGCGCCCCGGCATCCTGCTCGTCCAGGAGATCTTCGGCGTCGGCCCCTACGTCAAGGCGGTGGCCGAGGATCTGGCCGCCCTCGGTTACGTGGTCGCCGCTCCCGACCTCTTCTGGCGGCAGCACCGCAACTGGGCCGCCGGTCACGACGACGCCGGTCTGCAAGCCTCCATGGCGCTCGTCGGCCAGTACGACTTCCCCCGTGGCGTCGTCGACTGCCAGGCTTCCCTCGACGTCCTGCGCGGACTGCCCGAGGTCGCCGGTCAGCCCGTCGGCGCGCTGGGCTTCTGCTTCGGGGGGTCGATGACCTTCTTCCTTGGCGCGCAGGGAAACCCGGATGCCGTGGTCTCCTTCTACGGCTCCGTTGTGCCGGACAATGCGGCCCTGCTCGACAAGATCAGCGTGCCCACGCTGATGCACTTCGGCGGCGACGACCCCTACATCGCCCGCGCGGACATCGCCAAGGTGGAAGCCGCGGCCGAGGGCAAGCCGCATGTTGAGCTGCACGTCCAGGAGGACGCTGGGCACGCCTTCCACAACCGCATGGCCCCGGCTTTCCACCACCCGGAGGCGGCGGCCAGGGCCTGGCGGTTGACGGAGGAGTTCCTGGGGCGGGTGTTGCCGGTCTAGTTCACCGTGAACTCCGGCGACGTGCCTGTGAACGCGGTGATCTTGGTGGACAAGGCTTTCGCGTCGCCGGAGTACACGATTCGGTACTTCCCGGGCTGGGTGTTGGCTGGGATGTCCCAGGTGACCGTGACGCGGGAGGCGGCCACGCCCCAGCGGGCCCAGTGGAACTTGGTGGACCAGTCGCCGTCGTCGGCGACCCGCTTCCAACCGCTGCCCTCCTGGCGCTGGACCTCCAGGTAGCTGCCGCCGCGGTGCAGGTTGTTGTTCGGGTGTGCGCCGGCGAACTCGACCTTCACCTGCTGGCCCTTGGTGTAGGCGGCCGACGGGGGAGTGACCGTGTCGCCGAAGTTGTGGCCGATGGGCGGGGCGTCCAGGACCACGCCGGGCTGCACGGTCCACTTCGAGCCGGACAGGTCCGGCACCGCGGGGCCGGGGCTGGTGCCGCGTCCGGCCTTCAGGTCGGCCGCGACCCTGGCGAACTCCTGCTGGTAGGCAGGCAGCGCCCAGCGGCCGAACATGGTGTGGCCGCCCTCGTAGTCCTGCTGGTCGTACTCCTCCGGCGTGGTCAGGTAACCCGAGTAGTCGTTGGTGTAGCCCGAGACCAGCACGTTCTCCAGCGGGGCCCCGGTCGCCGCGGCCACCGTCCTGCGCAGCCGCAGGCCGGCCACGATGGTGGTCTCCTTGGACAGGGTGGCCAGGTAGAACTGGCCGATCTTGAGCACCTGCACCGGCAGGATCTTCGGGGTCAGGCCCAGCGCGCCGGTGTCCAGCAGGATGTCCTTGGGCGCCTGGCAGGCCCGCAGCTCCGGCGATGCCTGGTAGCGGGCCTTGGTGACCAGCTCGATCAGCGGGTTGTTGCCGACCCCCTCCTTGAAGATGTCCGGACCCGGCCCGTCCTCGGTGCTGCCCGCGGCGAAGGCCGCGCCCATGGCCGCGCCGCAGGTCTGGTGCGCCGCGCCGTCGCCGGTGAACTCCGGGCGCACCGCGACGTTGCTGAAGTCCACGAAGGACATCCGGGAGCCGATGCTGCCGGTGACCGCGGTGCCGCCGCCGTCCAGCAGCCGCTTGGCCGCGGCGAACTGGCGCTCGCCGATGATCTTCGTGTTCGCGATGTGGTCGCCGGTGGGACCGGTGCCCGGCTTCAGCGCCAGGTTCGGGCTCATGTCACCGGCGCTGGTCTGCGCGAAGGCCGCGATGAAACCGGGCGAGCCGCTGAGGTAGTCCACCCCGCTGACATCGCGCTCCCAGTGGTAGGACGCGTAACCCTTGTTGTCACCGGAGATCAGCTTGTGGTCGCCGCGCAGGCTGGTGCCGTGGGTGGCGAAGAAGTTCAGCGCGCCCACCGGCTTGCCGCCGCGCTCGAAGCGCAGCAACGTGGTCTGCGGGTCGATGCCCTCCGGGAAGTACGCCTTGTCCGCGGCCGGGTTCCGGTCGAAGGCCCGCCGCGACCGGTTCACGCTGGCATCCCGCAGCTCGCCCTTGCCCAGCCGCACCGTGCCCGGCGCCAGGTCCTGGTGCGCCAGCTTCACCGACTGCACGATGCCGTCCACGATCGCCTTGAACGTGTCGTCGTGGTAGCCGAAAGTCGTGATGTTGTAGAGCGAGTAGTGCGAGTACCCGCCCGGCCCGGAGTGGGTGTGCGTGGCCGACAGCGACAGGTTCGCGTCGGTGTACTGCCCGCCCAGCTCCTGCCCGAGCCGCTTGAGCACCGCCTGCCGGACACTGGCGAAGATCTGCCCCACGTCCACCGTGACCAGCGCGACCCGTTGCGCCCCACCGGAGTCGGCCACCACGAACGCCCTGGACCGCTGCCGCTGGTGGATCCCGGCGGTCTGCTGGTCCAGCTTGGCGTAGCCCATCATGCCGCGCTCGGCCGGTTCACCCGTCACATCGGCGATGCCCCGGCCCACCAGGTAGGTGTCCGCGGGCTCGGCCGACGCCGGGTCCAGCTGGGTCAGCACCCCGGCGCCGAGCAGGGCGGCCAGGGCGAGGGTCAGGGCAGGTCTGATGCGGTGCAGGCGCATGGGGTTCAGCCCTTCCGGCCAGTGGTGGCTGTGACCTGGGACACGGCAAGCGTTGGCTTGAAGGTAGCGAGGGTCCCGGTAAATGTGAACCCATCTCACGTATGGCGGCGGTGGATCACGCCCAGTAGCACAGTCGGGCCGTGCTAGGCCACTCAGCGCACGCCGGTAGCCTCTCGCGCGTGCCATCAGTGGTCGCTACAGCCCCGCCTCGTCCCTCGCTGACCGAGCCGGTCCGACTGGACGAGCTAGCCGGCATGGTCGGCGCCGTTCTCGCTGGTGACAACGGACGCGAGCACGCAGCGGTCCGGGTCACCGGCGCCACCCTGCGCGCCCAGCAGGCCCAGCCAGGAGATCTTTTCGCCGGTCTGCCCGGCGCCCGCGCGCACGGGGCCGCGTTCACCGCCCAGGCGGTGCGGGGCGGCGCGGTCGCGGTGCTCACCGACGCCGCGGGCGCGGAACTGCCCGAGGTGCGCGAGTCCGGCCTGCCCGTGCTGGTGCACCCCGATCCGCGGGCAGTGCTGGGCGCGCTGGCCGCGCGGATCTACGGCAACCCCTCCGACCGGCTGTCCATCATCGGCATCACCGGCACCTCGGGGAAGACCACCGTCAGCACGCTGATCGAGGCCGGGCTGCGCGCCGCCGGCCGCACCACCGGGCTGATCGGCACGGTCGCCACCGTGATCGCCGGGCAGCGCCTGGACAGCGCGTTCACCACCCCGGAAGCCCCTGACCTGCAAGCGCTGTTCGCGCTGATGCTGGAGCGCGGGGTCAGCGACGTGGCGATGGAGGTCTCCAGCCACGCGCTGTCCCTCGGCCGGGTCGCCGGCACCCACTTCGCGGTCGGCGCCTTCACCAACCTGTCCCAGGACCACCTGGACTTCCACGCCGACATGGAGGACTACTTCGCCGCCAAGGCCAAGCTGTTCGACGGCCGCGCGGACAAGGCGGTCGTGGTGGTGGACAACGAGTGGGGCCGCAGGCTGGTCACCGAGGACACCGTCACCGTCTCCCTCGGCGGCGAGGCGACCTGGCGGGCACTGGAGATCAGCACCGAGACCACCGGCATCCAGCGCTTCCGCGCGGTCGGCCCGGACGGCATCGAGCTGAAGCTGGCCATCCGGCTGCCCGGCGACTTCAACGTGGCCAACGCGCTGCTGGCCGCGGCCTGCCTGCACGCGGCCGGGGTGCCGGACGCGGCCATCATCGAGGGCCTATCCAGTGTGGACGTGCCCGGCCGGATGGAACGGGTGGTGCGCGGCCAGGACTTCACCGCCGTGGTCGACTACTCGCACAAGCCCGGCGCGGTGGCCGCGGTGCTGGACTCGGTGCGCGAACAGGCCAAGGACAGCCGGATCATCCTGGTGCTGGGCTGCGGCGGCGACCGGGACAGCGCCAAGCGCCCGCTGATGGGCGAGGCCGCGGCCCGCCGCGCCGAGCTGACCATCGTCACCGACGACAACCCGCGCACCGAGGATCCTGCCGAGATCAGGGCCGCCATGCTGGCCGGCGCGCGCGCCGTGCCGGAGAGCGAGCGCGGCGAGGTCGTCGAGGTCGGCGACCGCGGCGCGGCCATCCGCGAGGCGGTCCGCCGCGCGGGACCCGGCGACGTGGTGGTGGTCGCGGGCAAGGGCCACGAGACGGGGCAGGAGATCAACGGGGTCGTGCATCCGTTCGACGACCGCCAGGTACTGGCCGAGGCCATTGACGCGCGGCTGACTGACAACCCGGGCGCCGCTTCCGGCGTCCACCCCACGGAGGGTTCATGATTCCGCTCAGTCTCGCCGAGATCGCCGAGGCGGTCGGCGGGCGCCTGCACAACACCGACGGCAGCCCGAAGATCACCGGCAGCGTGGAGTTCGACTCCCGCCAGCTGACCCAGGGCGGCCTGTTCCTGGCGCTGCCCGGTCAGCAGGTGGACGGCCACGACTTCGCCGCCGCCGCCGTCCAGGCGGGCGCGGCCGGGGTGCTGGCCGCCAGGGAGGTGGACGCGCCCGCGGTGATCGTGCCGCCGGTGGCCGAGGCCAACCACAGCTCCTACGTGCTCACCGGCGACACCGACGGCTCCGGCGCCGCGGTACTTGCCGCGCTCAGCAAGCTCGCCCGGCTCTCCGTGGACACCCTGGCCCGCGCGGGCCTGGCCGTGGTCGGGGTCACCGGCTCCTCCGGCAAGACCTCGACCAAGGACCTCATCGCCCAGGTCCTGGAGCCGATGGGCCCCACGGTCGCGCCACCCGGCTCGTTCAACAACGAGCTCGGCCACCCGTGGACCGCGCTGCGCGCCGACGCGGCCACCCGCTTCCTGGTGCTGGAGCTCTCCGCCCGCGGCGTCGGCCACATCGGCCAGCTGTGCCGGACCGCGCCGCCGCGGATCGGCGTGGTGACCAACGTGGGCTCCGCGCACCTGGGCGAGTTCGGCTCCCAGGAGGCGGTCGCCCAGACCAAGGGCGAGCTGCCCGAGTCGCTGCCCTCGGCCGCGGAGGGCGGGGTCGCCGTGCTCAACGCCGACGACCCGCTGGTCGCCGCGATGGCCGAGCGCAGCAAAGCCAAGATCGTCTTCTTCGGGACCGACCCGAAGGCCACCGTGCGCGCCGAGGACGTCGACCTCGACGAGCAGGCCCGCGCCACCTTCCGCCTGGTCTCCCCGCAGGGGGAGGCGGAGGTGAAGCTCGGCCTGCACGGCGTGCACCACGTGTCCAACGCGCTGGCCGCCGCCGCGGTCGCGCTGGAACTGGGCGCGACACCCGCGGAGGTCGCCGACCGGCTCTCCGCGGCGCGACGGGTCTCCGCCCGCCGCATGGAGGTCACCACCCGCGACGACGGCGTCACGGTGGTCAACGATTCGTACAACGCCAACCCGGAGTCGGTGCGCGCCGCGCTCAAGACCCTGGCCGCCATGAGCCGCACGGAGCCGCGCCGCCGCAGCTGGGCCGTGCTCGGCGTGATGGCCGAACTGGGCGAGGACAGCATCGCCGCGCACGACGCGATCGGCCGGTACGCGGTCCGGTTGGACGTCAACCGGCTCGTCGTGATCGGCGAGCAGGCAGCCGCGATGCACCAGGGCGCGTACCTCGAAGGGTCATGGGGAGAGGAGTCCGTACTCGTGCCGGACGTCGACGCCGCCATCGCGCTGCTGCGCGAACAGGTGCGGCCAGGGGACGTCGTGCTGGTGAAGGCGAGCAAGGCGGCCGCGCTGTGGCGGGTCGCCGACGCGCTGCTCGATGGCGGTGACACCGCGTGAAGGGCATTCTCGTCGCGGCCGCGATCGCGCTGATGGTCTCCATCCTGCTCACCCCCTACCTGATCAAGGTCTTCTCCCGGCAGGGCTTCGGCCAGGAGATCAGGGAAGAGGGTCCCCAGCACCACCAGACCAAGCGCGGCACCCCCACCATGGGCGGTATCGCGATCCTGCTGGCCATGTGGGCCGGCTACGGGACCAGCCACCTGTTCGTCTACCTGACCAGGGGAGCGAACGAGCAGGTCGGCCCGACCGCCTCCGGCATCCTGGTGCTGTTCCTGACCACCGGCCTCGGCCTGGTCGGCTTCCTGGACGACTTCATCAAGATCCGCAAGGCCCGCAACCTGGGCCTGTCCGGCACCGCGAAGATCGTCGGCCAGGTGCTCACCGCGACCATCTTCGGCTACCTCGTCTTGCAGTTCCCGGACGCCAGCGACTACCACCTCACCCCTGCCTCGGTGAACCTGTCCTTCGTCCGGGACATCTCGATCATCTCCTTCGGCGCCATCGGGTTCATCATCTTCTGCAACCTGCTGGTGGCCGGCTGGTCCAACGCGGTCAACCTGACCGACGGCCTGGACGGCCTGGCCGCGGGCACCGCGGCGATGGTGCTGGGCACCTACGTGGTCATCTCGTTCTGGCAGTTCCGGCTGGACTGCTCCGAGCGCCTCAACCCGGCCTGCTACTACGTCCGCGACCCGCTGGACCTGGCGATCGTGGCCGCCGCGGCGATGGCCGGCTGCGTCGGCTTCCTCTGGTGGAACGCGGCCCCGGCCAAGATCTTCATGGGCGACACCGGCTCGCTGGCCCTCGGCGGCCTGGTCGCCGGTCTGGCCATCACCACCCGCACCGAGCTGCTGATGTTCGTGGTGGGCGGCCTGTTCGTGGTCGAGGTGCTCTCGGTCAGCCTGCAGATCATGGTCTTCCGCACCACCAAACGAAGACTGTTCCGGATGGCGCCGTTCCACCACCACTTCGAGCTGGCCGGCTGGGCGGAAACCACGGTGATCATCAGGTTCTGGCTGATGGGCG from Crossiella sp. CA-258035 harbors:
- the mraY gene encoding phospho-N-acetylmuramoyl-pentapeptide-transferase — its product is MKGILVAAAIALMVSILLTPYLIKVFSRQGFGQEIREEGPQHHQTKRGTPTMGGIAILLAMWAGYGTSHLFVYLTRGANEQVGPTASGILVLFLTTGLGLVGFLDDFIKIRKARNLGLSGTAKIVGQVLTATIFGYLVLQFPDASDYHLTPASVNLSFVRDISIISFGAIGFIIFCNLLVAGWSNAVNLTDGLDGLAAGTAAMVLGTYVVISFWQFRLDCSERLNPACYYVRDPLDLAIVAAAAMAGCVGFLWWNAAPAKIFMGDTGSLALGGLVAGLAITTRTELLMFVVGGLFVVEVLSVSLQIMVFRTTKRRLFRMAPFHHHFELAGWAETTVIIRFWLMGGICCMIGLGLFYSEWLASGG